A single window of Vigna unguiculata cultivar IT97K-499-35 chromosome 1, ASM411807v1, whole genome shotgun sequence DNA harbors:
- the LOC114175471 gene encoding probable serine/threonine-protein kinase PBL7 isoform X1 produces the protein MGSSCPCFGSRKKGKEKSVKGRDEENKNRKSVKNTNDVSESSPGNGPEENPIEDGESSHKARIFTFRELATATKSFRDETFIGQGGFGIVYKGIIGENQVVAVKRLDTTGVQGEKEFLVEVLMLSLLRHPNLVNMIGYCAEGDQRLLVYEYMALGSLESHLHDVSPDEEPLDWNTRMIIACGSAKGLHYLHDEAKPSVIYRDLKASNILLNEDFLPKLSDFGLAKFGPTGDQSYVATRVMGTQGYCAPEYATSGKLTKRSDIYSFGVVLLELITGRKAYDDNRGPEKLLVDWARPMLRDKRSFPRLVDPRLQGKYPASCLPMVIELTAMCLREEPRQRPNAGDIVQALEFLSSKQYSPKALNTVNNTTEMESAVSPNETTPIFPKESLRERAVAEAKLWGETWRQKRQSEQNSPKEPQGL, from the exons ATGGGTAGTAGCTGCCCTTGTTTCGGGTCGAGGAAGAAGGGCAAAGAGAAGAGTGTCAAGGGACGGGACGAGGAAAACAAGAATCGCAAATCTGTAAAGAACACCAATGATGTCTCTGAGAGTTCTCCAG GAAATGGACCAGAAGAAAACCCAATAGAGGATGGAGAAAGTTCTCATAAGGCTCGGATATTTACCTTCCGAGAGCTTGCAACAGCAACAAAAAGTTTTAGAGATGAAACCTTTATTGGGCAAGGTGGATTTGGCATTGTTTACAAGGGAATAATTGGGGAAAATCAG GTTGTAGCTGTTAAAAGACTTGATACTACAGGTGTGCAAGGGGAGAAAGAATTTCTGGTGGAAGTTCTCATGCTTTCCCTTCTACGCCATCCCAACCTGGTTAATATGATTGGTTACTGTGCTGAAGGGGATCAACGTCTTCTTGTGTATGAATACATGGCTTTGGGATCCCTAGAATCTCATCTTCATG ATGTTTCTCCTGATGAAGAGCCACTTGATTGGAATACCCGAATGATAATAGCTTGTGGGTCAGCAAAAGGGCTACATTATCTGCACGATGAAGCAAAGCCTTCTGTTATATACAGGGATCTTAAAGCATCCAATATACTATTGAATGAAGATTTCCTTCCAAAACTTTCTGATTTCGGGCTTGCAAAATTTGGTCCAACCGGAGATCAATCATATGTTGCCACTAGGGTCATGGGAACACAAGGTTACTGTGCCCCTGAATATGCCACTAGTGGAAAATTAACGAAGAGATCTGACATATACAGTTTTGGGGTTGTGTTACTGGAACTAATTACTGGACGCAAAGCATATGATGATAACCGTGGCCCTGAAAAGCTTCTGGTAGACTGG GCACGTCCAATGCTGAGAGACAAAAGGAGTTTCCCAAGATTGGTGGATCCACGGCTTCAAGGGAAGTACCCAGCATCATGTCTACCGATGGTGATTGAATTGACCGCCATGTGTCTTCGTGAAGAGCCACGTCAACGGCCTAATGCAGGTGATATAGTGCAAGCTCTGGAATTCTTGTCATCCAAGCAATACTCCCCAAAAGCGCTCAACACAGTGAACAACACAACTGAGATGGAGAGTGCAGTGTCCCCAAATGAAACAACACCCATTTTTCCAAAAGAATCACTGAGAGAGCGAGCTGTTGCAGAAGCCAAGCTCTGGGGGGAGACATGGAGGCAGAAACGACAAAGCGAGCAAAACAGTCCTAAGGAACCACAGGGGTTGTGA
- the LOC114175471 gene encoding serine/threonine-protein kinase PBS1-like isoform X2: MLSLLRHPNLVNMIGYCAEGDQRLLVYEYMALGSLESHLHDVSPDEEPLDWNTRMIIACGSAKGLHYLHDEAKPSVIYRDLKASNILLNEDFLPKLSDFGLAKFGPTGDQSYVATRVMGTQGYCAPEYATSGKLTKRSDIYSFGVVLLELITGRKAYDDNRGPEKLLVDWARPMLRDKRSFPRLVDPRLQGKYPASCLPMVIELTAMCLREEPRQRPNAGDIVQALEFLSSKQYSPKALNTVNNTTEMESAVSPNETTPIFPKESLRERAVAEAKLWGETWRQKRQSEQNSPKEPQGL; this comes from the exons ATGCTTTCCCTTCTACGCCATCCCAACCTGGTTAATATGATTGGTTACTGTGCTGAAGGGGATCAACGTCTTCTTGTGTATGAATACATGGCTTTGGGATCCCTAGAATCTCATCTTCATG ATGTTTCTCCTGATGAAGAGCCACTTGATTGGAATACCCGAATGATAATAGCTTGTGGGTCAGCAAAAGGGCTACATTATCTGCACGATGAAGCAAAGCCTTCTGTTATATACAGGGATCTTAAAGCATCCAATATACTATTGAATGAAGATTTCCTTCCAAAACTTTCTGATTTCGGGCTTGCAAAATTTGGTCCAACCGGAGATCAATCATATGTTGCCACTAGGGTCATGGGAACACAAGGTTACTGTGCCCCTGAATATGCCACTAGTGGAAAATTAACGAAGAGATCTGACATATACAGTTTTGGGGTTGTGTTACTGGAACTAATTACTGGACGCAAAGCATATGATGATAACCGTGGCCCTGAAAAGCTTCTGGTAGACTGG GCACGTCCAATGCTGAGAGACAAAAGGAGTTTCCCAAGATTGGTGGATCCACGGCTTCAAGGGAAGTACCCAGCATCATGTCTACCGATGGTGATTGAATTGACCGCCATGTGTCTTCGTGAAGAGCCACGTCAACGGCCTAATGCAGGTGATATAGTGCAAGCTCTGGAATTCTTGTCATCCAAGCAATACTCCCCAAAAGCGCTCAACACAGTGAACAACACAACTGAGATGGAGAGTGCAGTGTCCCCAAATGAAACAACACCCATTTTTCCAAAAGAATCACTGAGAGAGCGAGCTGTTGCAGAAGCCAAGCTCTGGGGGGAGACATGGAGGCAGAAACGACAAAGCGAGCAAAACAGTCCTAAGGAACCACAGGGGTTGTGA